One part of the Marinobacter sp. MDS2 genome encodes these proteins:
- a CDS encoding GntR family transcriptional regulator produces the protein MNAFKPKQTLTEQVARHVENLIAFGQLRSGERIYESAMAKELNVSLGSVREGLLLLEKRHLVKNVPRKGAFVTTLDDHFVHSLYETLELYLTHTGRKLVRQWQPEDMERLESLRDKMQRCYEENDLLAFLELGIEYTQASLAYADNYFIVSAIDDLWPSAKRCAFVAFRHGGKQVIEDNLAHMEQSIQAIKARDEQALTNILHRYALQQCQQVLTALAQ, from the coding sequence ATGAACGCATTCAAGCCGAAACAAACCCTGACCGAACAAGTCGCCCGCCACGTCGAGAACCTGATTGCTTTCGGGCAACTGCGCTCGGGCGAACGGATTTACGAAAGCGCCATGGCCAAAGAGCTGAATGTCAGCCTAGGCTCTGTGCGCGAAGGCCTGCTCTTGCTTGAAAAACGGCATCTGGTGAAAAACGTACCGCGCAAAGGCGCGTTCGTGACCACACTGGATGACCATTTCGTGCACAGCTTGTATGAAACGCTGGAGCTGTACCTGACCCACACGGGCCGGAAACTGGTCAGGCAGTGGCAACCAGAGGATATGGAGCGGCTGGAGTCGCTGCGCGACAAGATGCAGCGGTGTTACGAAGAAAACGACTTGTTAGCGTTTCTGGAGCTGGGCATCGAGTACACCCAGGCATCGCTGGCTTACGCTGACAACTACTTCATTGTGTCTGCAATCGACGATTTGTGGCCGTCGGCAAAACGGTGTGCCTTTGTGGCCTTTCGCCACGGTGGGAAACAGGTGATTGAAGACAATCTTGCCCATATGGAGCAGTCCATCCAAGCCATCAAAGCCCGAGATGAGCAAGCTCTGACGAATATTCTGCATCGCTATGCCCTGCAACAATGCCAGCAAGTATTGACTGCTTTAGCTCAGTAG